One Fusobacterium ulcerans DNA segment encodes these proteins:
- a CDS encoding flavin reductase family protein, translating to MKKNLFKGSVVLNPVPVVLITSRNSEGKENVFTVAWTGTICTKPPMLSISIRPERLSYEYIKETMEFTVNLPTRKLTRETDYCGVRSGRTNNKIEEMKFTMKEGREVKSPYIDECPINIECKVKDIIPLGTHDLFLAEVLCSHIDSKLLDENEKIHFEWANLISYSHGEYFPMPKEAIGSFGYSVAKKKTIEKKAASKKTGAPSVKNKKTQTGKKKVKNK from the coding sequence ATGAAAAAAAACCTATTTAAGGGCAGCGTTGTGCTTAACCCTGTTCCTGTGGTCCTTATTACCAGCAGAAATTCCGAAGGTAAAGAAAATGTTTTCACTGTAGCATGGACTGGAACTATTTGTACAAAACCTCCTATGCTGTCTATATCTATCAGACCTGAAAGACTTTCATATGAATATATAAAAGAAACTATGGAATTTACTGTAAATCTTCCTACAAGAAAACTGACTAGAGAGACTGACTACTGTGGTGTTCGTTCAGGAAGAACCAACAACAAAATAGAGGAAATGAAATTTACTATGAAGGAAGGGAGAGAAGTAAAAAGTCCATATATTGATGAATGCCCTATAAATATAGAGTGTAAAGTAAAAGATATAATTCCTCTTGGAACACATGACCTTTTCCTTGCAGAAGTTCTTTGTTCTCATATAGATTCAAAACTCCTTGATGAAAATGAAAAAATTCATTTTGAATGGGCAAACCTCATAAGTTATTCTCATGGAGAATATTTCCCAATGCCTAAAGAAGCTATTGGAAGCTTCGGTTATTCTGTTGCTAAAAAGAAAACTATTGAAAAAAAAGCTGCTTCTAAAAAAACTGGTGCTCCATCAGTAAAAAATAAAAAAACTCAAACAGGAAAAAAGAAGGTGAAAAACAAATGA
- the fomA gene encoding major outer membrane protein FomA, with amino-acid sequence MRKLSLLLGSLLVAASASAKEVVPAPIVVEEAPVQVIEKEVIVYRDRAEGFRPNGVLNLETRFYGKAEELNYRNNEVKNNYTELNLSGDIQMTENQSFAFEVKSFSDWNHGSDNPKQKGEDGNEIKLDYFYNHGTIGDSKVEFVSRIEYENVSADETQKIEYWAGFNLAEYMFNNDYIKTTDFTIGPKYEYEWADSNDDEYANKIGINLESMTELPLNFAFELNIFAQQNFLGKKYGFDSGRKEKDKDFTVDVEAYLYNVTNLYTNSSENFMLDFVFEGGYDQYNWSQYKLYGHENEDSQKSAYSLYAYPGIQGTYQVTPAFSVYAIAGAEYRNWAIESEKSASHWRWQPTVTVGMTTVF; translated from the coding sequence ATGAGAAAATTATCCCTTTTACTAGGTTCTTTACTTGTTGCAGCATCTGCATCTGCAAAAGAAGTTGTTCCAGCTCCTATTGTAGTTGAAGAGGCTCCTGTACAAGTAATTGAAAAAGAAGTTATTGTCTACAGAGACAGAGCAGAAGGATTTAGACCTAATGGAGTATTGAATCTGGAAACTAGATTCTATGGAAAAGCAGAGGAACTAAATTACAGGAACAATGAGGTTAAGAATAACTATACTGAACTCAATCTCTCTGGAGATATTCAAATGACTGAAAATCAATCTTTTGCATTTGAAGTTAAATCATTCTCTGACTGGAATCATGGCTCAGACAATCCAAAGCAAAAAGGTGAAGATGGAAATGAAATAAAATTAGATTATTTCTATAATCATGGAACTATTGGAGATTCTAAAGTAGAATTTGTATCTAGAATAGAATATGAAAATGTAAGTGCCGATGAAACTCAAAAAATAGAGTACTGGGCTGGATTTAATTTAGCTGAATATATGTTCAACAATGATTATATCAAAACTACAGATTTCACTATTGGGCCAAAATATGAATATGAATGGGCAGATTCAAATGATGATGAATATGCTAATAAAATAGGAATTAATCTAGAATCAATGACTGAATTGCCTTTGAATTTTGCTTTTGAATTAAATATTTTTGCTCAACAAAACTTCTTAGGTAAAAAATATGGATTTGATAGTGGAAGAAAGGAAAAAGATAAAGATTTCACTGTTGATGTAGAAGCATATTTATATAATGTAACAAATCTTTATACTAACAGCAGTGAAAACTTCATGCTGGACTTTGTATTTGAAGGTGGATATGACCAGTACAACTGGAGCCAATATAAACTTTATGGACACGAAAATGAAGATAGCCAAAAATCAGCTTACTCTCTATATGCTTATCCTGGAATCCAAGGAACTTATCAAGTCACTCCTGCTTTCAGTGTATATGCTATAGCTGGAGCAGAATACAGAAACTGGGCAATAGAATCTGAAAAATCAGCAAGTCATTGGAGATGGCAGCCTACTGTTACTGTAGGAATGACTACTGTATTCTAA
- a CDS encoding Cof-type HAD-IIB family hydrolase, producing MKYKMIVTDLDDTLLNSKKQVSPIDKEAIMKAQKAGIKFILASGRPTFAMKELAQELKLADYGSYILSFNGSIITECSTGKNITEETLTKEDIHLMYDFSKKHNTHILTYINDEIISETDSEYIDVEVNLTKMNHKKVEDFKKTVDRDAVKCMLLEEPSYLKKVEEELKKEYGNKYSIAISKPFFLEVTKLGVDKGTAVKKLADILGIKIEEVIAAGDSFNDLPMLKAAGTSVAVANAQPEIKEIVDFVVSSNDEGGMAELINKFIFTKN from the coding sequence GTGAAATATAAAATGATAGTTACAGATTTAGATGATACTCTTTTGAACTCTAAAAAGCAGGTATCTCCTATAGATAAAGAAGCTATAATGAAGGCTCAGAAAGCTGGAATAAAATTTATTCTTGCTTCTGGAAGACCTACTTTTGCTATGAAAGAACTTGCTCAGGAATTAAAGCTTGCTGATTATGGAAGCTATATACTTTCTTTTAACGGCTCTATTATTACAGAGTGCAGCACAGGAAAAAATATCACTGAAGAGACACTGACTAAAGAGGATATCCATTTGATGTATGATTTCAGTAAAAAACACAATACTCATATTCTTACATACATAAACGATGAAATAATCTCTGAAACTGATAGTGAATATATAGATGTAGAAGTAAATCTTACTAAAATGAATCACAAAAAAGTTGAAGATTTTAAAAAAACTGTAGATAGAGATGCTGTAAAATGTATGCTTCTGGAAGAACCTTCATACCTTAAAAAAGTAGAAGAGGAATTAAAAAAAGAATATGGAAACAAATACAGCATAGCTATATCAAAACCTTTCTTCCTTGAAGTAACAAAGCTAGGTGTAGATAAAGGAACTGCTGTAAAAAAATTAGCTGATATTTTGGGAATAAAAATAGAAGAGGTAATTGCAGCTGGAGATTCATTCAATGATCTTCCAATGCTTAAAGCTGCTGGGACTTCTGTTGCTGTTGCAAATGCTCAGCCTGAAATAAAAGAAATTGTGGATTTTGTTGTTTCATCTAATGATGAAGGTGGAATGGCAGAACTTATAAATAAATTTATTTTTACTAAAAATTAA
- a CDS encoding DHA2 family efflux MFS transporter permease subunit, with protein MGISFELILATLALAIGSFMNVLDSTIVNVSLTHIAGDFAVAPTQGTWVITSYAVSEAIFLPLIGWLTKRFGIVRQYIAATLLFTLASMLCGISFSFGFLLFARVLQGIVGASMIPLSQTLMLSFYPKDKKAMAMGIWSMTVVIAPVLGPVIGGWITDSFSWRWCFYINLPFGIISTYIVYSIFKKKGHKDKIEKVPIDKWGLTFLALGIAALQIMLDKGNDLDWFSSPFIVVLALMAFIFITILVIWEWHQENPVVNVKLFLNRNFAIGAITLTVSSMAFFASVVVIPLWLQNYMGYTALQSGMTTATLGISILFIAPVLGSVLNRLDARKVVVTGFILFSITAILTGNYPPDVTSTYISVSRFLTGIGLGMFFIPLNTITLSNIQPEDMAGASGLYNFTRNIGNSFGTSLAINFWDHRISMHHQDLISAINIGNPNYLSYIHQVEGPIQAKLALINQMITEQSALMGVNDIIIGSALLVLLLTPLIFLAKKSVVK; from the coding sequence ATGGGAATATCTTTTGAACTCATACTAGCCACCTTAGCTCTGGCAATAGGTTCATTTATGAATGTACTGGACAGCACAATTGTAAATGTATCTCTTACACATATAGCAGGAGATTTTGCAGTAGCACCAACACAGGGAACATGGGTAATTACATCTTATGCTGTTTCAGAAGCGATCTTTCTTCCTTTAATAGGATGGCTGACTAAAAGATTTGGAATAGTAAGGCAATATATTGCTGCCACTCTTTTATTTACCCTTGCAAGCATGCTCTGTGGTATAAGTTTTTCTTTTGGATTTTTGCTTTTTGCAAGAGTTCTTCAGGGAATAGTTGGTGCCAGTATGATACCACTTTCTCAAACTCTGATGTTGAGTTTTTATCCAAAAGATAAAAAAGCTATGGCTATGGGAATATGGTCCATGACTGTAGTCATCGCCCCAGTTCTTGGGCCTGTTATAGGAGGTTGGATAACTGACTCTTTCTCTTGGAGATGGTGTTTTTACATCAATCTTCCTTTTGGAATAATATCTACATACATAGTTTATTCTATTTTTAAGAAAAAAGGTCATAAAGATAAAATAGAAAAAGTTCCTATAGATAAATGGGGTCTTACATTTTTAGCTTTGGGAATTGCTGCTCTGCAAATAATGTTGGATAAAGGAAATGATCTGGACTGGTTCTCAAGTCCTTTTATTGTAGTTCTAGCTCTTATGGCATTTATTTTTATTACTATACTGGTTATCTGGGAATGGCATCAAGAAAATCCAGTAGTCAATGTTAAATTATTTCTTAACAGAAATTTTGCTATTGGAGCTATCACCTTAACAGTATCCTCAATGGCGTTCTTTGCTTCTGTTGTTGTAATTCCCCTATGGCTGCAAAATTACATGGGATATACTGCTCTTCAAAGCGGTATGACTACTGCCACCCTTGGGATTTCCATACTGTTTATAGCTCCAGTGTTGGGAAGTGTATTGAATAGATTAGATGCAAGAAAGGTTGTCGTCACCGGCTTTATTCTTTTCTCAATAACTGCTATACTTACAGGAAATTATCCTCCTGATGTAACATCAACTTATATATCTGTTTCCAGATTTTTGACAGGTATCGGACTTGGAATGTTCTTCATCCCATTGAATACTATTACATTATCAAATATTCAGCCTGAAGATATGGCTGGAGCTTCTGGACTATACAATTTCACAAGAAATATAGGAAACAGCTTTGGAACTTCCCTTGCTATAAACTTCTGGGATCATAGAATTTCTATGCATCATCAGGATTTGATTTCTGCAATCAACATTGGAAATCCAAATTATTTAAGCTATATTCATCAAGTTGAAGGACCCATACAAGCAAAACTTGCTCTTATCAATCAGATGATCACAGAACAATCTGCTCTTATGGGAGTAAATGATATAATTATAGGAAGTGCTTTGTTGGTACTTCTTCTTACTCCTTTAATATTTCTGGCTAAAAAATCTGTTGTAAAATAA
- a CDS encoding YMGG-like glycine zipper-containing protein → MKKTFLIAAVLAIVFAGCTRTEKHIATGAAVGAVAGHIIGGNTGTIVGAGVGAASGAIISEKTK, encoded by the coding sequence ATGAAAAAGACTTTTTTAATAGCAGCTGTATTAGCTATAGTATTTGCAGGATGTACTCGTACTGAAAAACATATAGCTACTGGTGCAGCAGTTGGTGCTGTAGCTGGGCATATAATAGGTGGTAATACTGGTACTATTGTTGGTGCTGGTGTTGGAGCAGCTTCTGGTGCTATTATATCTGAAAAAACTAAGTAG
- a CDS encoding septum site-determining protein MinC, translating into MNNYVILKGKKDRLVIHLNSEVDFLTLRDSLVEKVREARNFIGNVQLAIEFSNRILSELEENVLIDLIKLNSDINITYVFSESGPEKKDKIKFFKAVTEEGPTKFFKGTLRSGSKLEYDGNIVILGDVNPGALVRARGNVIVLGYLNGTIYAGLDEDSDAFIGANFMNPIQMVIGAVTAKPMQKEILDTNKIDRKGGFKIAYIRNNEIFIEDFSTRSFCE; encoded by the coding sequence ATGAATAATTATGTTATTTTAAAAGGGAAAAAAGACAGATTAGTGATACACTTAAATTCAGAAGTAGATTTTTTGACTCTTAGAGACAGCTTGGTCGAAAAAGTAAGAGAAGCTAGGAATTTTATTGGAAATGTTCAGCTGGCTATTGAATTTAGCAATAGAATATTATCAGAATTAGAGGAAAATGTACTAATTGATCTAATAAAATTAAATAGTGATATTAATATCACTTATGTATTTTCTGAAAGTGGACCTGAAAAAAAAGATAAGATAAAGTTTTTTAAAGCTGTGACAGAAGAAGGGCCTACAAAGTTTTTTAAAGGGACCTTGAGATCTGGGAGTAAGCTGGAATATGATGGAAATATAGTAATCTTAGGGGATGTAAATCCAGGGGCATTAGTTAGGGCCAGAGGAAATGTAATCGTTCTGGGATATTTGAATGGTACTATTTATGCTGGACTAGATGAAGATTCAGATGCTTTTATAGGTGCTAATTTTATGAATCCTATCCAGATGGTAATCGGTGCAGTTACTGCAAAGCCTATGCAAAAAGAGATTCTTGATACCAACAAGATAGACAGAAAAGGCGGATTCAAAATAGCTTACATCAGAAACAATGAAATATTTATCGAAGATTTTAGTACACGTTCATTTTGTGAATAA
- a CDS encoding DUF1538 domain-containing protein codes for MNIYTEKFKEALSSILPITIIVIILNFTLTPLGTPLIIRFIIGAILITIGLSIFLIGVDIAITPLGSQVGATLAKSNKMWIVVVGGLIVGFFISIAEPGLIILADQVDIVTSGQISSLSILGIVSIGLALMLAMGFVRIVTNIPLYKVLTVLYILVFILALFTPIEFLTIAFDASGATTGILAVPFILALALGVSAMKKDSKASEMDSFGLVAIASVGAIMSVMILSIFSGTRDFTAKLEFNLTESNSIFGPFIENTPGLFKEGFLTILPLLIIFLFFQKVYFKMSSKNVAKMVKGFIYAFIGLFLFLVGVNTGFMDVGGIIGHTLASFDNKTYVVIIAFILGFVTILAEPAVYVLTHQIENVTSGYVKRKAILIALSIGVGIAVGLSMIRIIVPGIQLWHYLLPGYIISLSMMYFIPKLFVGIAFDAGGVATGPMTTTFILAFTQGAAEAVEGANILTDGFGMIATVAMTPIITLQILGFIFGMNLKKGESLKNAE; via the coding sequence TTGAATATTTATACTGAAAAATTTAAAGAGGCATTGTCTTCAATACTGCCTATTACAATCATTGTGATAATATTGAATTTTACACTGACACCTCTGGGGACACCTTTGATTATTAGATTTATAATTGGAGCAATTTTAATAACTATTGGACTTTCTATATTTTTGATAGGGGTGGATATAGCGATTACACCTTTGGGAAGTCAGGTAGGAGCCACTCTTGCAAAATCAAATAAAATGTGGATTGTGGTTGTTGGGGGGCTGATTGTAGGATTTTTTATCTCAATTGCTGAACCAGGATTAATTATTTTAGCTGATCAGGTGGATATAGTTACATCTGGACAGATATCAAGCTTGAGTATCCTTGGCATTGTATCAATAGGACTGGCACTTATGCTGGCAATGGGTTTTGTTAGAATTGTAACAAATATACCTTTATACAAGGTACTTACTGTACTTTATATTTTGGTTTTTATATTGGCACTATTTACACCAATAGAATTTTTAACAATTGCCTTTGATGCTTCTGGGGCAACTACAGGAATTTTAGCTGTACCTTTTATACTTGCTTTGGCACTAGGTGTATCTGCGATGAAAAAAGATAGTAAAGCTTCAGAAATGGATAGTTTTGGACTGGTAGCAATAGCATCAGTAGGAGCAATAATGTCAGTTATGATACTGAGTATCTTTTCAGGAACTAGAGATTTTACAGCAAAGCTTGAATTTAATCTCACAGAATCAAATTCTATATTTGGACCTTTTATAGAAAATACACCAGGTTTATTTAAAGAGGGATTTTTAACTATTTTACCTCTGCTTATAATATTTCTTTTCTTTCAAAAGGTTTATTTTAAAATGAGCAGCAAAAATGTTGCAAAGATGGTAAAAGGATTTATTTATGCTTTTATTGGTTTATTTTTGTTTTTGGTAGGAGTTAATACAGGATTTATGGATGTTGGTGGGATTATAGGGCATACTCTGGCATCTTTTGATAATAAGACATATGTGGTTATTATAGCTTTTATTCTTGGGTTTGTAACGATTTTGGCAGAACCAGCAGTTTATGTTCTTACTCATCAGATCGAAAATGTAACTAGTGGATATGTAAAAAGAAAAGCTATTTTAATTGCTCTTTCAATAGGAGTAGGAATTGCAGTGGGATTATCAATGATAAGAATTATTGTGCCTGGGATACAGCTATGGCATTATCTTTTGCCTGGGTATATTATAAGTCTTTCTATGATGTATTTTATTCCTAAACTGTTTGTGGGAATTGCTTTTGATGCTGGAGGGGTAGCAACTGGACCAATGACTACAACTTTTATTCTGGCTTTTACACAAGGGGCCGCAGAGGCAGTAGAGGGAGCAAATATACTTACTGATGGTTTTGGAATGATTGCTACAGTAGCTATGACACCAATAATAACGCTACAGATATTAGGGTTTATTTTTGGAATGAACTTAAAGAAGGGGGAAAGTCTGAAAAATGCAGAATGA
- the minD gene encoding septum site-determining protein MinD — MAKVFVVTSGKGGVGKTTTTANLGAGLALKGNKVLLIDTDIGLRNLDVVIGLENRIVYDLVDVIEGRCRIAQALIKDKRCSNLCLLPAAQIRDKNDINGDQMKTLIEALRKDFDYIIIDCPAGIEQGFKNAIAAADEAIVVTTPEISATRDADRIIGLLEANDIRSPKLIINRIKMDMVKAGNMLGVEDILDILAIPLLGVIPDDENIVISTNKGEPLVYKGESLAAEAYRNVVGRMTGKDVPFLNLDVKHGFFDKLKMVFGK, encoded by the coding sequence ATGGCAAAGGTGTTTGTAGTTACATCAGGAAAAGGAGGAGTAGGAAAAACTACTACTACTGCTAACCTTGGAGCTGGATTGGCTCTTAAAGGGAATAAAGTACTTTTAATAGATACTGATATTGGGTTAAGAAATCTTGATGTTGTAATAGGACTTGAAAATAGAATAGTATATGATCTGGTTGATGTTATAGAAGGGAGATGCAGAATAGCACAGGCTCTTATCAAAGATAAAAGATGTTCTAATTTATGTCTTCTGCCAGCTGCACAGATCAGAGATAAAAATGATATTAATGGTGATCAGATGAAAACTCTGATAGAAGCCTTGAGAAAAGATTTTGATTATATAATAATAGACTGCCCTGCTGGAATAGAACAGGGATTTAAAAATGCAATAGCAGCAGCAGATGAAGCTATTGTAGTTACAACTCCAGAGATATCTGCTACAAGAGATGCAGATAGAATAATAGGATTATTAGAAGCTAATGACATAAGAAGTCCAAAGCTTATAATAAATCGTATAAAAATGGATATGGTAAAAGCTGGAAATATGCTTGGAGTAGAAGATATATTGGATATTCTTGCAATACCACTGCTTGGAGTTATACCTGATGATGAAAATATAGTTATATCAACAAATAAAGGAGAACCTTTAGTATATAAAGGAGAATCTCTGGCAGCAGAAGCATACAGAAATGTTGTAGGAAGAATGACAGGGAAAGATGTTCCTTTCCTTAATCTAGATGTGAAACATGGATTTTTTGATAAACTAAAAATGGTTTTTGGAAAGTAG
- the minE gene encoding cell division topological specificity factor MinE, producing MGIFDFFKKSDNQSKNIAKDRLKLVLIHDRAMLPSGVLEDMKDDIIAAISKYVDIDRDSLNIEVAQSPENKRRTTLIANIPLIIKKDGE from the coding sequence ATGGGAATTTTTGATTTTTTTAAAAAAAGTGATAATCAATCTAAAAATATTGCCAAGGACAGACTGAAATTGGTTCTGATCCATGATAGAGCGATGCTTCCTTCTGGTGTGCTTGAAGATATGAAAGATGATATAATAGCTGCAATATCTAAATATGTGGATATTGATAGAGACAGTCTGAACATAGAAGTGGCTCAAAGTCCTGAAAATAAAAGAAGAACGACTTTGATAGCTAATATACCATTGATAATAAAAAAAGATGGAGAATAA
- a CDS encoding P-II family nitrogen regulator, with the protein MQNDFMDVELELMYIIVNYGLGSKIIKYAKKFGVTGSTICLGIGTIKNSFLEFLAINESRKEIILMAGERKIIYSTMEELNKKFSFDKPNKGVAFTVPVKEAIGVRGLKEINYNPEESRGVEKSMYNLIVVIVEKGNGEHVVEAANKAGSRGATVINGRGSGIQETSKLFAMDIEPEKEIVMIISQSSLTEKIVSSIRKDLNIDEPGRGVIFVQEVNKACGLY; encoded by the coding sequence ATGCAGAATGATTTTATGGATGTAGAACTTGAATTAATGTATATAATAGTTAATTATGGGTTGGGAAGTAAAATAATTAAATATGCAAAAAAATTTGGAGTGACAGGAAGTACAATATGCTTGGGGATAGGAACAATAAAAAATTCCTTCTTAGAATTTCTTGCAATTAATGAGTCTAGAAAAGAGATTATATTAATGGCTGGAGAAAGGAAGATAATTTATTCAACAATGGAGGAATTGAATAAAAAGTTTTCTTTTGATAAACCAAATAAAGGAGTTGCATTTACTGTTCCTGTAAAAGAAGCAATAGGTGTTAGAGGGCTGAAAGAAATTAATTATAATCCTGAAGAAAGTAGAGGTGTAGAAAAATCTATGTATAATCTTATAGTTGTTATTGTTGAAAAAGGTAATGGAGAACATGTTGTTGAAGCTGCAAATAAGGCAGGGTCAAGGGGAGCTACAGTTATCAATGGAAGAGGCTCTGGGATACAGGAAACAAGCAAGCTTTTTGCTATGGATATAGAGCCAGAAAAAGAAATTGTAATGATTATTTCTCAAAGTTCTTTGACTGAAAAGATTGTTTCTTCAATAAGAAAAGATCTTAATATAGATGAGCCTGGAAGAGGAGTTATTTTTGTTCAGGAAGTTAATAAAGCTTGTGGGCTATATTAA
- a CDS encoding ArnT family glycosyltransferase, protein MEKKSHKKQYIFIILIYLIIFIPLVFLRYPDARNELKYFVITEDMIKAKNYLILKYFSELYPDKPPLYFWILIFFKTYFSNMFFSLSLLFGSLLPSFGISILSFKLFTKLKDEKFGFFITLILMTIPYFTGISVFLRMDMLMSFFISLALYLFFTTYINNNKPRIIKLIVMYTSIGIAVLTKGGAGFIIPILVILTFLVLEKNLSFLKKIHFFRGILLILVILGIWFYGIYIQPDGKEYISLLLGQETLGRMVKAKTHSRPLYFYLVRLPLILYPYGIIYLGAFIYYLKNIRKYFSWSLIEKIGFAWSVVPLIFFSFVSGKLEIYLLPLYTGFVVLGFTFMERIKYSKIGNIFIKITEVLLIIPLLLDILFNKEKNREKCIKYLIGTTLVLYLTFPFLLTKYNDEFTLKNIVQLIQNTNNKIITYKFSDFLNISYEVNKNIEDLENKDIISKIPKNRKIFIVSREKYKDEIEENNKFKLLYNNRAYYLYSN, encoded by the coding sequence ATGGAAAAGAAATCTCATAAAAAACAATATATTTTTATTATTCTTATCTATCTTATCATTTTCATTCCTTTAGTTTTTCTCAGATATCCAGATGCCAGAAATGAACTTAAATATTTTGTGATAACTGAAGATATGATAAAAGCTAAAAATTATCTCATATTAAAATACTTTTCTGAACTTTACCCAGACAAGCCCCCACTGTATTTTTGGATATTAATATTTTTTAAAACATATTTCAGTAATATGTTTTTTTCATTATCTCTTTTATTCGGAAGTCTTCTTCCATCTTTTGGGATATCAATTTTATCTTTCAAACTTTTTACAAAATTAAAAGATGAAAAATTTGGATTTTTTATCACTTTAATCTTAATGACTATTCCATATTTTACAGGAATATCAGTTTTTTTAAGAATGGATATGCTTATGAGTTTTTTCATTTCATTAGCTCTCTATCTCTTTTTTACTACATATATCAATAATAATAAACCAAGAATAATAAAACTTATTGTCATGTATACGAGTATAGGTATTGCTGTCCTTACAAAAGGAGGAGCAGGATTTATTATTCCTATTCTAGTTATTCTGACTTTTCTTGTTCTTGAAAAAAATCTGTCATTCCTCAAAAAAATTCATTTTTTTAGAGGAATATTACTGATACTGGTAATCTTAGGAATCTGGTTTTATGGAATATATATACAACCTGATGGAAAAGAATATATTTCTCTTCTCCTAGGTCAAGAGACCCTAGGAAGAATGGTAAAAGCAAAAACTCATTCAAGACCACTATATTTTTATCTTGTAAGGCTGCCATTGATACTTTATCCATATGGAATAATCTATCTTGGAGCTTTCATATATTATTTAAAAAATATAAGAAAATATTTCTCATGGTCACTGATTGAAAAAATTGGATTTGCATGGAGTGTAGTTCCATTGATATTCTTCTCTTTTGTAAGTGGTAAGCTGGAAATATATCTTCTTCCTCTTTATACTGGGTTTGTTGTTTTAGGTTTTACCTTTATGGAGAGAATTAAATATAGTAAAATTGGAAATATTTTCATAAAAATAACAGAGGTTCTTTTAATAATTCCTTTGCTCCTTGACATATTATTCAATAAAGAAAAAAATAGAGAGAAATGTATAAAGTATCTGATAGGAACTACCCTTGTTCTCTATTTGACTTTTCCATTTTTACTCACAAAGTATAATGATGAATTTACCTTGAAAAATATAGTTCAACTTATTCAAAATACCAACAACAAAATAATTACCTATAAGTTCTCTGATTTTCTGAATATCTCTTATGAAGTAAATAAAAATATAGAAGATCTTGAAAATAAAGATATTATTTCCAAGATTCCAAAAAATAGAAAAATATTTATAGTGAGCAGAGAAAAATATAAAGACGAAATTGAAGAAAATAATAAATTTAAACTTCTTTACAATAATAGAGCTTATTATCTATATAGTAATTAA